The following are from one region of the Senegalia massiliensis genome:
- a CDS encoding FAD binding domain-containing protein encodes MFTIKEYVKPNTINEAYEILISKKNNTVIGGSAFLKMGSKKIGTAIDLSNLNLNYIKDKEGYIEIGAYTTLRDLETNQLLKENFKGVIPNSVKNIVGVQFRNIANIGASVFSKYGFSDIITALLALDTEVELAKTGRIKLDEFLNSSYEKDILTKIFIKKNQRVAVYKDLRNSVSDYPILNVSVSRLEDNFKICVGARPNRAKIAFKASRELSNSKEVTDLDYYANIASDELNFGTNDRASKDYRKAISKILIKRAIKELL; translated from the coding sequence ATGTTTACGATAAAAGAATATGTAAAACCGAATACAATAAATGAAGCTTATGAAATATTAATTTCCAAAAAAAACAATACAGTTATAGGAGGTAGTGCTTTCCTAAAGATGGGCTCAAAGAAAATAGGTACTGCTATTGATTTATCTAATCTTAATTTAAATTATATAAAAGACAAAGAAGGATATATAGAAATAGGAGCATATACTACACTTCGAGACTTAGAAACTAATCAACTTCTAAAAGAAAACTTTAAAGGAGTAATACCAAACTCTGTTAAAAATATAGTAGGAGTTCAATTTAGAAATATTGCTAATATAGGGGCTTCAGTTTTTTCTAAATATGGATTTTCAGATATAATAACTGCTCTTTTAGCATTAGATACAGAAGTTGAATTAGCTAAAACTGGAAGAATAAAATTAGATGAGTTTTTAAATAGCTCTTATGAAAAAGATATATTAACTAAAATATTTATAAAGAAAAATCAAAGAGTAGCAGTTTACAAAGACTTAAGAAATTCTGTAAGTGACTATCCAATATTAAATGTTTCAGTTTCAAGACTTGAAGATAATTTTAAAATATGTGTAGGAGCAAGACCTAATCGAGCTAAAATTGCTTTTAAAGCTTCTAGAGAACTATCTAATAGTAAAGAGGTTACAGATTTAGATTATTATGCAAACATTGCAAGTGATGAATTAAATTTTGGTACAAATGATAGAGCATCTAAAGATTATAGAAAAGCAATATCTAAGATTCTTATTAAAAGAGCTATAAAGGAGTTATTATAA
- a CDS encoding (2Fe-2S)-binding protein: MKITIILNGKKIYIEVKNNEYLVDTLRKIGLSSVKRGCDTSNCGLCTIWLDNKPVLSCSVLSIKADGLNITTMEGLEKEAEEFAKILVSEGSDQCGYCSPGFILTVLAMKNELENPTEEEIIHYLTGNLCRCTGYKGQLRAIKKYLGVA, from the coding sequence ATGAAAATAACAATAATTTTAAATGGCAAAAAAATATATATAGAAGTAAAAAATAATGAGTATTTAGTAGATACCTTAAGAAAAATTGGCTTATCAAGTGTTAAAAGAGGGTGTGACACTTCTAATTGTGGTTTATGTACAATATGGCTTGATAATAAACCTGTTTTATCATGTTCAGTTCTTTCTATTAAAGCTGATGGATTAAATATTACTACCATGGAAGGACTTGAAAAAGAGGCAGAGGAATTTGCTAAGATACTTGTTTCTGAAGGGTCAGATCAATGCGGATATTGTAGTCCAGGATTTATTCTTACAGTATTAGCTATGAAAAATGAATTAGAAAATCCTACAGAAGAAGAAATCATTCATTATTTAACGGGTAATTTATGTAGATGTACTGGATATAAGGGTCAATTAAGAGCAATAAAAAAATATTTGGGGGTAGCATAA